Proteins encoded by one window of Acidipropionibacterium virtanenii:
- a CDS encoding DUF1453 domain-containing protein, protein MDMLLRFWPLLVIALLTVVVVRRVRGEPLDLKDAAVTPLVLLAIGTNMIIGIGPTSIDLAWLAGLSAVSLAFGAARSATIVIERRADQFVQRYRWTTFALLVASLVVGAALGPVAQHFGMHEAARPLTFTIGIGLAGEGAVTLVRAARRGIEMPWKDLGQQLQQRLADRG, encoded by the coding sequence ATGGACATGCTACTTAGATTCTGGCCCCTACTCGTCATCGCCCTCCTGACCGTCGTCGTGGTGCGTCGCGTCCGAGGCGAACCACTCGATCTCAAGGACGCCGCGGTCACACCGTTGGTGCTCCTCGCGATCGGGACGAACATGATCATCGGCATCGGGCCGACCTCGATCGACCTGGCATGGCTGGCGGGACTCTCCGCGGTCAGCCTGGCGTTCGGAGCGGCACGCTCGGCCACCATCGTCATCGAGCGGCGCGCCGACCAGTTCGTGCAGCGCTACCGATGGACGACCTTCGCCCTGCTCGTCGCCTCGCTGGTGGTGGGCGCGGCACTCGGCCCGGTGGCCCAGCACTTCGGCATGCACGAGGCCGCCAGGCCACTGACCTTCACCATCGGCATCGGGCTGGCCGGAGAGGGCGCCGTCACACTCGTCCGAGCGGCCAGGCGCGGCATCGAGATGCCGTGGAAGGATCTCGGCCAGCAGCTCCAACAGCGTCTCGCCGACCGCGGCTGA
- a CDS encoding dihydrofolate reductase family protein produces MELMVDYIASLDGYGAAEGWPGWWGLEGPEYLGWLGEDSAAHRTLLMGANTYRLFHGFAASQTEGVDELGAVQKIVFSSTLDEPLEWENSRLIRGDAVEAVRELRETSDHPLSTIGSLSLARSLLSAGLVDRFRVVVFPVITGKTGQDRIYDGYPDIALDLIETRTFDGGTLLLDYRPHVLDAPLPPGPGSA; encoded by the coding sequence ATGGAACTCATGGTCGACTACATCGCCTCGCTCGACGGCTACGGCGCCGCCGAGGGCTGGCCCGGCTGGTGGGGCCTGGAAGGTCCTGAATACCTCGGCTGGCTCGGTGAGGATTCCGCCGCGCACCGCACCCTCCTGATGGGCGCGAACACCTATCGCCTCTTCCACGGCTTCGCGGCGTCGCAGACCGAAGGTGTCGACGAACTCGGAGCGGTGCAGAAGATCGTCTTCTCGAGCACCCTCGACGAGCCGCTGGAGTGGGAGAACAGCCGGCTCATCCGCGGCGACGCGGTCGAAGCGGTCCGGGAGCTGAGGGAGACCAGCGATCATCCGTTGTCGACCATCGGCAGCCTCTCGCTGGCCCGTTCTCTGTTGTCCGCGGGCCTCGTCGACCGCTTCCGGGTCGTCGTCTTCCCGGTGATCACCGGGAAGACGGGACAGGATCGGATCTATGACGGCTACCCCGATATCGCCCTCGATCTGATCGAGACGCGCACGTTCGACGGCGGCACGCTGCTCCTCGACTACCGGCCGCATGTCCTCGACGCCCCGCTCCCCCCGGGGCCTGGCAGCGCATAA
- a CDS encoding ABC transporter ATP-binding protein, protein MQPAEPAIDVKALRKQFGAVRAVEDVTFHVSQGEVFGVLGPNGAGKTTTVECLVGAISRDAGKVSVLGVDPCADRKVIRQSVGYQLQSAVLPPLLTVAEVIAMFAALYANPADASGLMNLIGLDDLARRKVRALSGGQRQRLSIAVALVGNPRIAVLDELTTGLDPQARRDTWGLIADIRGRGVTIVLVTHALDEVDQLCDRLVVIDQGRTRFTGTPSELRDRVASETGHALSLEDAYLRLLDDYSTAFDEERV, encoded by the coding sequence ATGCAACCCGCCGAACCTGCCATCGACGTCAAAGCACTGCGCAAGCAGTTCGGTGCTGTGCGAGCGGTCGAGGATGTGACATTCCACGTTTCCCAGGGCGAGGTATTCGGTGTCCTCGGCCCCAACGGGGCAGGCAAGACCACCACGGTCGAGTGTCTGGTCGGTGCGATCAGCCGAGACGCAGGGAAGGTCTCGGTCCTCGGCGTCGATCCCTGCGCTGACCGCAAGGTCATTCGACAGAGCGTGGGCTACCAGCTCCAGTCGGCCGTGCTGCCACCGCTGCTGACCGTGGCAGAGGTCATCGCGATGTTCGCCGCACTCTATGCGAACCCGGCCGACGCGTCCGGACTCATGAATCTGATCGGCCTTGACGATCTTGCCCGCAGAAAGGTCCGCGCCCTGTCAGGCGGCCAGCGTCAGCGCCTGTCGATCGCCGTGGCACTGGTCGGTAATCCGCGCATCGCGGTCCTCGACGAGCTGACCACCGGCCTGGACCCGCAGGCCCGTCGTGACACGTGGGGGCTCATCGCCGACATCCGGGGCCGTGGAGTAACGATCGTGCTGGTGACCCATGCACTCGACGAAGTAGACCAGCTCTGCGATCGCCTCGTCGTCATCGACCAGGGGCGGACTCGCTTCACGGGCACCCCCTCCGAGTTGCGTGATCGCGTCGCGAGCGAGACCGGTCACGCACTGTCGTTGGAGGACGCCTATCTGCGGCTGCTCGACGACTACTCGACCGCGTTTGACGAGGAGAGGGTCTGA
- a CDS encoding TetR/AcrR family transcriptional regulator C-terminal domain-containing protein has product MKGITREGIVEAALEVLDDGGIDAVTVRAVATRLGIKAPALYHHVRSKQDLLDEMGTVMQRRVNAAFQASGADLPWPQALAAYARALRAEYLRHRDGARIFSGTRLTDPEVLRAQEPWLERAVAGGAELDRLIDAAEAITAFVVGFVIEEQERRQSGGTLRYSVEGRDAALGPDVPLVIASGHGRSDHDARFARQLDLLLIGITS; this is encoded by the coding sequence GTGAAGGGCATCACCCGGGAAGGGATCGTCGAGGCCGCGCTCGAGGTGCTCGACGACGGCGGCATCGACGCGGTGACGGTGCGAGCGGTCGCCACGCGCCTCGGCATCAAGGCACCGGCGCTGTACCACCACGTGCGCAGCAAACAGGATCTGCTGGACGAGATGGGCACCGTGATGCAGCGGCGCGTCAATGCCGCATTCCAGGCCTCGGGAGCCGATCTGCCATGGCCTCAGGCGCTTGCGGCCTACGCGAGAGCGCTGCGCGCCGAGTACCTGCGACACCGCGACGGCGCCCGGATCTTCAGTGGGACCCGGCTCACCGATCCCGAGGTGCTGCGCGCGCAGGAGCCCTGGCTCGAACGCGCAGTCGCCGGTGGAGCCGAACTGGATCGCCTGATCGACGCCGCCGAGGCGATCACCGCATTCGTGGTGGGCTTCGTGATCGAGGAGCAGGAGCGCCGTCAGTCCGGCGGCACCCTGCGCTACTCCGTCGAGGGGCGGGATGCCGCACTCGGCCCTGACGTTCCCCTGGTCATCGCGTCAGGACACGGACGATCCGATCATGACGCGCGCTTCGCACGCCAGCTCGACCTGCTGCTGATCGGCATCACCTCGTAG
- a CDS encoding type II toxin-antitoxin system PemK/MazF family toxin: protein MSSLLSTIAHGLLNALTSNSSPRRRAQKTPAATARQTGAVQEPTAGRQAGRETLRVDPDRINDLRVSYAPQPDGNPDAGEVIWTWVPYEEGDGRGKDRPVLVIGRLSPDRVYAVRMTSKAHAGDRDFLPIGSGAWDPQARDSWVDVEQLYSVHTKGMRREAAVLDRGRYDRVARALIDRYGWARG from the coding sequence GTGAGTTCGCTCCTCTCGACCATCGCCCACGGCCTTCTGAACGCCCTGACCAGCAACTCCTCCCCGAGGCGTCGGGCCCAGAAGACCCCAGCGGCGACCGCACGTCAGACCGGTGCCGTCCAGGAACCGACGGCGGGGCGCCAGGCCGGGCGCGAGACGCTGCGCGTCGATCCGGACCGGATCAACGATCTGAGAGTGAGTTACGCTCCCCAGCCTGACGGGAACCCCGACGCCGGTGAGGTGATCTGGACGTGGGTGCCCTACGAGGAGGGTGACGGGCGCGGCAAGGACCGGCCCGTGCTGGTGATCGGGCGACTGTCGCCCGATCGTGTCTACGCCGTGCGGATGACGAGCAAGGCTCATGCCGGCGACCGGGACTTCCTTCCGATCGGCTCAGGTGCCTGGGACCCCCAGGCCCGGGACTCCTGGGTGGACGTCGAGCAGCTCTACAGTGTCCACACCAAGGGCATGCGCCGGGAGGCGGCCGTCCTGGATCGCGGTCGCTACGACCGCGTCGCGCGGGCCCTCATCGACCGTTACGGCTGGGCGCGCGGCTGA
- a CDS encoding TetR/AcrR family transcriptional regulator, whose amino-acid sequence MPKIVDPQQRRAEIADALFAVLREGGVSKITLAGVAERAGLAIGSVRHFLGTHEEMMVFAFDTISERFRDRVLSRARALRADLDGGGLGPEARLGATADLLCEFLPMDGARRDEAVVWVEFEVAARTDPRLAETSTRAAARTAHLIGTILESIRARGDLGLDLALEAARLSALLDGLTLRSVLHPDLLGPDVMRRVVVEHLEALRGMRPARARDDRDSADGSSVRGEHSASAT is encoded by the coding sequence ATGCCGAAAATTGTGGATCCCCAGCAGCGCCGCGCAGAGATCGCCGACGCGCTGTTCGCGGTGCTGCGCGAAGGGGGCGTCTCGAAGATCACCCTGGCGGGTGTCGCGGAGCGGGCCGGTCTGGCGATCGGCTCGGTGCGCCACTTCCTCGGCACCCACGAGGAGATGATGGTCTTCGCATTCGACACCATCTCCGAGCGGTTCCGGGACCGCGTCCTGTCCCGTGCCCGGGCGCTTCGTGCCGATCTGGACGGCGGGGGACTGGGACCGGAGGCCAGACTGGGGGCGACGGCCGACCTGCTGTGCGAGTTCCTCCCGATGGATGGGGCCCGGCGCGACGAGGCCGTGGTGTGGGTCGAGTTCGAGGTCGCCGCCCGCACCGACCCGCGGCTGGCGGAGACGTCGACCCGGGCGGCCGCGCGGACGGCACATCTGATCGGGACGATTCTCGAGTCGATCCGAGCACGGGGTGACCTCGGCCTCGACCTCGCGCTCGAGGCTGCACGCCTGTCCGCGCTGCTCGACGGACTGACCCTTCGATCCGTGCTGCATCCCGACCTCCTCGGCCCCGATGTCATGCGCCGGGTGGTCGTCGAGCACCTTGAGGCGCTGCGCGGCATGCGTCCAGCCCGCGCCCGCGATGATCGAGACTCCGCAGACGGTTCCTCGGTGCGAGGGGAGCACTCGGCGTCGGCTACCTGA
- a CDS encoding N-acyl homoserine lactonase family protein, giving the protein MTTPSAITITPVHVADLLAEGEKMPVYVHLIDHPDARVLVDTGMTQLHPAVADLDPRIHPLDKQDIDLASIDIVINTHLHFDHCGGNHLFPSTPIYVQRQELHDARSQNDYTVKDWVDPPDVPLRYMPLDGEYELLPGIRLIPAPGHTRGSQIVLIDDADGPTIIAGDTAVWSGELDVPRTEGQRLIRALNPARVWLSHESGPWSEETGANLT; this is encoded by the coding sequence ATGACCACACCATCCGCCATCACGATCACACCAGTCCACGTCGCGGACCTGCTCGCCGAAGGCGAGAAGATGCCCGTCTACGTCCACCTCATCGATCATCCCGACGCCCGTGTCCTCGTCGACACCGGCATGACGCAACTCCACCCCGCGGTGGCGGACCTCGACCCTCGTATTCATCCCCTCGACAAGCAGGACATCGATCTGGCCAGCATCGACATCGTCATCAACACCCACCTGCACTTCGACCACTGCGGCGGAAACCACCTGTTTCCGAGCACACCGATCTACGTCCAACGCCAAGAACTCCACGATGCCCGGAGTCAGAACGACTACACCGTCAAGGACTGGGTCGACCCGCCGGACGTCCCGCTGCGGTACATGCCACTCGACGGCGAATACGAACTGCTGCCGGGGATACGACTCATCCCGGCGCCGGGCCACACCCGCGGCTCCCAGATCGTCCTCATCGATGATGCCGACGGGCCGACCATCATCGCCGGGGACACCGCCGTCTGGTCCGGCGAACTCGACGTCCCTCGGACCGAGGGCCAACGGCTCATACGGGCGCTGAATCCCGCTCGCGTCTGGCTGTCTCACGAGAGCGGGCCGTGGAGCGAAGAGACCGGAGCGAACCTGACCTGA
- a CDS encoding ABC transporter permease — protein sequence MRALRALVKAEWLQLIRNPTALFMALILPSGLLLMQAYLIPGTRQPIALTGMTAMDYFVVVALVVATTSVTITNYPASVAGHRELGVLRRLDATPAGAVRLLLAQWLITLASLLGATLITLIVAALTFGMAPPSDVLMVALVLVLGAIAMTAIGSVIAATAATSQIAYGSGVLVFMLCLFLAGIWTPGPLMSESLRTIAAFTPPGAMAQSLQAAWYGGHASITPLLILMVWTVLSGGLSARIFRWR from the coding sequence ATGCGTGCCCTACGTGCCCTCGTCAAGGCGGAATGGCTTCAACTCATCCGCAACCCCACGGCATTGTTCATGGCTCTGATCCTGCCGTCCGGCCTGCTCCTCATGCAGGCCTACCTCATTCCCGGCACGCGCCAGCCGATCGCCCTGACCGGGATGACGGCGATGGACTACTTCGTCGTCGTCGCGCTGGTCGTGGCCACCACGAGCGTGACCATCACCAACTATCCCGCATCGGTCGCCGGGCATCGCGAGCTGGGCGTGCTCCGTCGCCTGGACGCGACTCCCGCCGGGGCCGTACGGCTTCTACTTGCGCAATGGCTGATCACTCTGGCCTCCCTTCTCGGCGCAACGCTGATAACGCTCATCGTCGCGGCCCTCACGTTCGGGATGGCGCCACCGAGCGACGTTCTGATGGTCGCACTCGTCCTCGTCCTCGGAGCGATCGCCATGACGGCGATCGGGTCCGTGATCGCCGCCACCGCGGCTACGTCTCAGATCGCCTACGGCTCCGGCGTCCTGGTCTTCATGCTGTGTCTCTTCCTGGCCGGAATCTGGACGCCGGGCCCCCTCATGTCCGAATCGTTGAGGACCATTGCGGCCTTCACCCCGCCGGGTGCCATGGCCCAATCCCTCCAGGCCGCCTGGTACGGCGGGCACGCGTCCATCACGCCGCTGCTGATCCTGATGGTCTGGACCGTGCTGTCGGGCGGACTGTCCGCCCGCATATTCAGGTGGAGATGA
- a CDS encoding DUF6069 family protein, giving the protein MTTQTDALDRNVPRVSAGRTSLVLTAAVIVAAAVNAVVARLATAGGATPGFSPLTLPVFGAFTLVGILAGWAGWRIIQHRSRRPERLLRWLVPVVGVLSFIPDVALGTLGFIPGANWSGVLGLMAMHVVVILVAVPAYLIAGRSRTNAA; this is encoded by the coding sequence ATGACAACTCAGACCGACGCACTCGATCGCAATGTCCCCAGGGTCTCGGCGGGTCGTACGAGTCTCGTGCTGACGGCGGCCGTGATCGTCGCGGCAGCCGTCAACGCCGTGGTTGCACGACTGGCGACGGCCGGGGGAGCGACGCCCGGCTTCTCGCCGCTCACGCTGCCTGTCTTCGGCGCCTTCACGCTCGTCGGCATCCTGGCAGGTTGGGCCGGCTGGCGGATCATCCAGCACCGCTCCCGGCGCCCCGAACGCCTCCTCCGCTGGCTGGTGCCCGTGGTCGGCGTGCTGTCGTTCATCCCCGACGTCGCGCTGGGAACCCTGGGCTTCATCCCCGGCGCCAACTGGTCCGGGGTCCTCGGCCTTATGGCCATGCATGTCGTCGTGATCCTCGTGGCCGTGCCGGCGTACCTGATCGCGGGCCGTTCACGAACGAACGCCGCGTAG
- a CDS encoding DUF2200 domain-containing protein encodes MKTDEKTLKRVSAMKFSSVYPLLVNKVERKGRTREELDQVISWLTGFDEHQIQFHATSGTTYEEFFAGARLNPNTSLIKGVVCGVRVEEIEDPLMQKVRYLDKLVDELARGKAMEKILRS; translated from the coding sequence GTGAAGACCGACGAGAAGACGCTCAAGCGCGTTTCCGCGATGAAGTTCTCCAGCGTGTACCCACTCCTGGTGAACAAGGTTGAGCGGAAGGGCCGCACCAGGGAGGAACTCGATCAGGTCATCAGCTGGCTTACCGGCTTCGACGAGCATCAGATCCAGTTTCATGCGACGAGCGGAACCACCTATGAGGAGTTCTTCGCTGGCGCCCGGCTGAATCCGAACACTTCACTCATCAAGGGCGTCGTCTGCGGTGTGCGGGTCGAGGAGATCGAGGATCCGTTGATGCAGAAGGTCCGGTATCTCGACAAACTGGTCGACGAGCTGGCCCGGGGCAAGGCGATGGAGAAGATCCTGCGATCCTGA
- a CDS encoding helix-turn-helix domain-containing protein — MTIPIPGTHRVITPAATPVVKDGTMPSSHAAGTAEQTPWTGPGSSGSPDAADQDALLVRAIKQSPLLINIFSHDGTLVYANDAVCSQYGITRDQIDDEAIGKYNVLEDESILLIEPARDLQRAFQGETVHCTDVKIPPEVLATRYRELDDDMEAIYQDIMNFPLTDSEGQVIYVVGVQVVKKVYRGRLEIERAKRYIEEHWRDDFSLLRTAQVSGLSRTHFSRLFKKNAGMTPHRYYVDIKIKRIKAFLADPNLSVSQAFSACGVQYHGHSARVFKERTGLSPSQYRKSLGQA, encoded by the coding sequence ATGACCATTCCCATCCCCGGGACTCACCGCGTCATCACGCCCGCCGCCACTCCCGTGGTGAAGGATGGGACCATGCCCTCATCGCATGCCGCCGGTACGGCCGAGCAGACCCCCTGGACCGGTCCGGGGTCATCCGGCTCGCCCGATGCCGCCGACCAGGACGCCCTGCTCGTGAGGGCGATCAAGCAGTCCCCCCTGCTTATCAACATATTCTCCCATGACGGCACTCTCGTATACGCCAATGATGCCGTCTGCTCCCAGTATGGAATCACGAGGGACCAGATCGATGATGAGGCCATCGGCAAATATAACGTGCTCGAGGATGAGTCCATCCTGTTGATCGAGCCTGCCAGGGATCTTCAACGTGCCTTCCAGGGCGAGACGGTTCACTGCACCGATGTCAAGATCCCGCCGGAGGTCCTCGCGACCCGCTATCGCGAACTCGACGATGACATGGAGGCCATCTACCAGGACATCATGAATTTTCCTCTCACCGACAGTGAGGGACAGGTGATCTACGTGGTAGGAGTCCAAGTCGTCAAGAAGGTCTATCGCGGACGGCTCGAGATCGAGCGCGCGAAGAGATATATCGAGGAGCACTGGAGAGATGATTTCAGTCTGCTTCGGACAGCTCAGGTTTCCGGTCTCAGCAGGACTCATTTCTCGCGTCTCTTCAAGAAGAACGCCGGCATGACTCCGCATCGATACTACGTCGATATCAAGATCAAGCGGATCAAAGCCTTCCTAGCCGATCCGAATCTCTCCGTGTCCCAGGCGTTTTCCGCCTGCGGAGTGCAATATCACGGTCATTCTGCGAGGGTCTTCAAGGAGCGGACCGGCCTCTCCCCGTCCCAGTACCGCAAGTCGTTGGGGCAGGCCTGA
- a CDS encoding TetR/AcrR family transcriptional regulator has product MSEQEPTPGRPQDPAIDEAILRAAQDLLIERGVSRMTVDAVARAAGSGKAAVYRRWGSKNALVVAAVRALYDPPETPDTGSLRSDLIACARHYANDDHRALLILGSVLSQLGTDAELAKAAYEAVGSPPARMLEAVLRRWTTAGVIPHRAPTDLVAAVLPSIAFTNVVLRRETFDMATAEELVDQVMLPALLSH; this is encoded by the coding sequence GTGAGCGAACAGGAGCCGACGCCGGGGCGCCCTCAGGATCCCGCCATCGACGAGGCGATCCTGAGAGCGGCCCAGGATCTCCTCATCGAGCGCGGCGTCTCCAGGATGACGGTGGACGCCGTCGCCCGGGCGGCCGGCTCGGGCAAGGCGGCGGTGTACCGGCGCTGGGGCAGCAAGAACGCCCTCGTCGTAGCCGCGGTGCGCGCCCTCTACGACCCCCCCGAGACGCCGGACACCGGCTCTCTGCGCAGCGACCTCATCGCCTGCGCCCGGCACTACGCCAATGACGACCACCGGGCGCTCCTGATCCTGGGCAGCGTGCTCAGCCAGCTGGGCACCGACGCCGAACTGGCGAAGGCCGCCTATGAGGCGGTCGGCTCACCGCCCGCCCGGATGCTCGAAGCTGTACTCAGACGCTGGACGACGGCAGGCGTCATCCCCCACCGGGCGCCAACCGACCTGGTGGCCGCAGTGCTGCCATCGATCGCATTCACCAATGTGGTACTGCGCCGCGAGACCTTCGACATGGCGACGGCCGAAGAGCTGGTGGATCAGGTCATGCTGCCCGCACTGCTGAGCCACTAA
- a CDS encoding ABC-F family ATP-binding cassette domain-containing protein, which yields MSITQKPAVTLADLSFTWPDGAPAISHLSATFTVGRTGLIGDNGTGKTTLLRLIAGDLAPTAGTVSVTGRVGYLPQHLTLRTGATVAELLGVDQHLTALRAIESGDADPAHFEALADDWDVEARSLAELHRIGLPGIGLDRPVATLSGGETVLAALTGLRLSRDDVVLLDEPTNNLDRDSRHLLYEALGSWTGSVVVVSHDVALLNLMDATAELRDGSLTVFGGPYDAYQDHLATEQAAAEQALRSAEQQLRTEQRQRIEAQTKLARRRRYARTDFENKRKPKIIMNNRKQEAQVSAGKLRGQLDASVDAAKQAVDEQGRRIRRDATISISLPDPDVPAARRLAELSDDQGHRIFVQGPERVALTGRNGIGKTRLLETLIHCAGAPGTGGRAEAFTDRIGYLPQRLDLDDDATILQMLRGATPSATEGELRAGLAHFLFRGDVVDRRVGDLSGGERFRVALAELLLTDPPNQLLILDEPTNNLDLHSVDELVDALSAYHGGLIVVSHDDAFLSRLGIGTWIAMDDDGLHQDAPVR from the coding sequence ATGTCCATCACCCAGAAGCCGGCCGTGACGCTGGCGGATCTCTCCTTCACCTGGCCCGACGGCGCACCCGCGATCAGTCATCTGTCGGCCACCTTCACCGTCGGGCGCACCGGCCTGATCGGGGACAACGGCACGGGCAAGACCACCCTGCTGCGCCTCATCGCCGGCGACCTGGCCCCGACAGCCGGGACCGTGAGCGTCACCGGGCGCGTCGGATACCTGCCCCAGCACCTGACCCTGCGCACCGGTGCGACGGTCGCCGAACTGCTCGGCGTCGACCAGCACCTGACGGCACTGCGCGCCATCGAATCGGGAGACGCCGATCCCGCGCACTTCGAAGCACTGGCCGATGACTGGGACGTCGAGGCACGCAGTCTCGCCGAACTCCACCGGATCGGTCTTCCCGGCATCGGCCTGGACCGCCCGGTCGCCACCCTGTCGGGAGGCGAGACCGTCCTGGCCGCCCTGACCGGTCTGCGCCTGTCGAGGGACGACGTCGTGCTCCTCGACGAACCCACCAACAATCTCGACCGCGACTCCCGACACCTCCTGTACGAGGCTCTCGGATCGTGGACAGGCTCCGTCGTCGTGGTCAGCCACGACGTCGCCCTGCTCAACCTCATGGACGCCACCGCGGAGCTGCGCGACGGTTCACTGACCGTCTTCGGTGGACCCTACGACGCCTATCAGGACCATCTGGCCACCGAGCAGGCCGCCGCGGAACAGGCCCTGCGCTCGGCCGAGCAGCAGCTGCGGACCGAGCAGCGCCAGCGTATCGAGGCCCAGACGAAGCTTGCGCGACGCCGGCGCTACGCCCGCACCGACTTCGAGAACAAGCGCAAGCCGAAGATCATCATGAACAACCGCAAGCAGGAGGCCCAGGTCTCGGCCGGCAAGCTCCGCGGGCAGCTCGACGCCTCCGTCGACGCCGCGAAACAGGCGGTGGACGAGCAGGGGCGGCGGATCCGCCGCGATGCCACGATCTCTATCTCCCTGCCCGATCCTGACGTGCCCGCCGCCCGCCGCCTCGCCGAACTGAGCGACGACCAAGGCCACCGGATCTTCGTCCAGGGGCCCGAACGCGTCGCACTGACCGGTCGCAACGGGATCGGCAAGACGCGGCTCCTGGAGACCCTCATCCACTGCGCCGGCGCCCCGGGGACGGGAGGCCGGGCGGAGGCCTTCACCGACCGGATCGGGTATCTCCCCCAGCGTCTCGATCTCGACGACGACGCCACGATCCTCCAGATGCTCCGCGGCGCGACACCCTCGGCCACCGAGGGCGAGCTGCGGGCCGGGCTCGCGCACTTCCTGTTCCGCGGCGACGTCGTCGACCGTCGCGTCGGGGACCTGTCCGGTGGGGAGCGCTTCCGCGTCGCCCTGGCCGAACTGCTGCTGACCGACCCGCCCAACCAGCTGCTCATCCTGGACGAGCCGACCAACAATCTGGACCTGCACAGCGTCGATGAACTCGTCGACGCCCTGTCCGCCTACCACGGCGGCCTGATCGTCGTCAGCCACGACGACGCCTTCCTGAGCCGTCTGGGGATCGGCACCTGGATCGCCATGGACGACGACGGCCTGCACCAGGACGCCCCCGTCAGGTAG